A genome region from Methylobacterium sp. FF17 includes the following:
- a CDS encoding efflux RND transporter permease subunit produces MIRPILAFSVTNRYAVILVTLIATALGAWSLARLPIDAVPDVTNNQVQINAVATSLTPVEIEKQVTVLIERALAGTPGLETMRSFSRNGFAQLTAVFSDKVDVYFARSQVNERLVEVRGTLPPGVEVKLGPISTGLGEIYWWAVEYLPPGEGAPVRDGKPGWQTDGSYLTPEGERLTDEFRRTVYLRTVQDWIIRPQMKSVPGVAGADAIGGYVKEYQVQPDPMKLVGYGLSFKDVADAVEANNATRGANYVERNGEGYIVRAGGLIENVGEIADIVVATRSGVPIRIADVAEVTIGRELRTGSASENGHEVVLGTALMLIGGNSRTVSAAADAKITEINKLLPPGIKARTLLSRTELVDATIRTVAENLAEGALLVVAVLFLALGNIRAAIITALVIPVAMMLTATGMLAGRISANLMSLGALDFGLIVDGAVIIAENSLRHLAERQHELGRKLSLDERLVTVRVSAEEMIKPTVYGQAIIILVYVPLLTFTGVEGKTFTPMALTVLIALGAAFVLSLTFVPATIATFVTGRVSESENVLIRGIKAAYRPLLNGAIRAPMAFILGSVVLLGLAGALFTTLGQEFAPTLDEKNIVMEARRIPSTSISQSQSMQLGVEQAMSKFPQIAFVFSRCGTPDIAADPMPPNACDAYLIMKPQAAWPDPSLSKEALIGQLEAEAKLIPGTLLGFSQPIQMRFNELIAGVRDDLAVKVFGEEFGPMVEGANKIAGILRGLEGAADVKVEEAVGLPFMDIRIDRREIARRGLSLADVQDVIGTAIGGKDAGLVFEGDRRFKIVVRLSDAIRGDVEALRNLPVPLPAKPGMTEGASVPLRQVASFSFTEGPNQVSREDGRRRVVVTANVRGRDIGSLVAEAQDRIAKEVTLPAGYEVRWGGQFENLTAARQRLMAVVPACFALIFILLLGALGSARDAAIVFSAVPLALTGGVAALWLRGMPFSVSAAVGFIALSGVAVLNGLVLLNHIKLLVAEGGDVRTAVREGAMTRLRPVVMTALVAALGFVPMALATGTGAEVQKPLATVVIGGLVSATLLTLAVLPALFARFGGLKQSGLANALGSLPSVRTAE; encoded by the coding sequence ATGATCCGCCCGATCCTCGCGTTCTCCGTCACCAACCGATACGCGGTCATCCTGGTGACGCTCATCGCCACCGCACTCGGCGCGTGGTCGCTGGCACGGCTGCCCATCGACGCCGTGCCCGACGTCACCAACAACCAGGTCCAGATCAACGCCGTCGCGACCTCGCTGACCCCGGTGGAGATCGAGAAGCAGGTCACGGTGCTGATCGAGCGTGCGCTTGCCGGTACCCCCGGCCTGGAGACGATGAGGTCGTTCTCCCGCAACGGCTTCGCCCAGCTCACCGCCGTGTTCAGCGACAAGGTCGACGTCTACTTCGCCCGGTCTCAGGTCAACGAGCGTCTGGTCGAGGTGCGCGGGACGCTGCCGCCCGGGGTCGAGGTCAAGCTCGGGCCGATCTCCACCGGCCTCGGCGAGATCTACTGGTGGGCGGTCGAGTACCTCCCGCCGGGTGAAGGGGCGCCCGTCCGCGACGGTAAGCCCGGCTGGCAGACCGACGGCAGCTACCTGACGCCCGAGGGCGAGCGCCTCACCGACGAGTTCCGTCGCACGGTCTACCTGCGCACGGTGCAGGACTGGATCATCCGTCCGCAGATGAAAAGCGTGCCCGGGGTCGCCGGCGCCGACGCCATCGGCGGCTACGTCAAAGAGTACCAGGTCCAGCCCGACCCGATGAAACTCGTCGGCTACGGCCTGTCGTTCAAGGACGTGGCCGATGCCGTCGAGGCCAACAACGCCACCCGCGGGGCGAACTACGTCGAGCGCAACGGCGAGGGCTACATCGTCCGCGCCGGCGGCCTGATCGAGAACGTGGGCGAGATCGCCGATATCGTGGTCGCCACCCGGTCCGGGGTGCCGATACGGATCGCGGACGTCGCCGAGGTCACCATCGGTCGGGAGCTTCGCACCGGCTCGGCGAGCGAGAACGGGCACGAGGTGGTCCTCGGTACCGCCCTGATGCTCATCGGCGGCAACAGTCGTACGGTGTCGGCTGCGGCGGACGCCAAGATCACCGAGATCAACAAGCTGCTCCCGCCCGGCATCAAGGCCCGGACTCTCCTGAGCCGGACGGAGCTCGTCGACGCCACGATCCGGACGGTGGCGGAGAACCTGGCGGAAGGGGCGCTGCTGGTCGTCGCGGTGTTGTTCCTGGCGCTGGGCAACATCCGCGCGGCCATCATCACGGCCCTGGTCATCCCGGTCGCGATGATGCTGACGGCCACCGGTATGCTGGCCGGCCGCATCAGCGCTAACTTGATGAGCCTGGGCGCGCTCGACTTCGGCCTCATCGTCGACGGCGCGGTCATCATCGCCGAGAACAGCCTGCGCCACCTCGCCGAGCGCCAGCACGAGCTCGGACGCAAGCTCTCCCTCGACGAGCGGCTCGTCACGGTGCGGGTCTCGGCCGAGGAGATGATCAAGCCCACCGTGTACGGGCAGGCCATCATCATCCTGGTCTACGTGCCCCTCCTGACCTTCACGGGGGTCGAGGGCAAGACCTTCACGCCGATGGCCCTGACGGTGCTGATCGCTTTGGGAGCAGCGTTCGTGCTGTCGCTGACCTTCGTACCGGCGACGATCGCGACCTTCGTCACCGGACGGGTGAGCGAGTCCGAGAATGTCCTCATCCGAGGGATTAAGGCGGCCTACCGCCCGCTTCTCAACGGCGCGATCCGGGCGCCCATGGCCTTCATCCTCGGGTCGGTCGTCCTGCTCGGTCTTGCAGGCGCCCTGTTCACGACCCTCGGGCAGGAGTTCGCCCCGACCCTCGACGAGAAGAACATCGTCATGGAGGCCCGGCGCATCCCGTCGACCTCGATCTCGCAATCGCAATCCATGCAGCTCGGCGTCGAGCAGGCGATGAGCAAGTTCCCGCAGATCGCCTTCGTGTTCTCGCGATGCGGCACCCCGGACATCGCCGCCGACCCGATGCCGCCAAATGCCTGCGACGCCTACCTCATTATGAAGCCCCAAGCCGCCTGGCCCGACCCGAGCCTGAGCAAGGAAGCACTCATCGGCCAGCTTGAGGCGGAGGCGAAGCTGATCCCCGGCACCCTGCTCGGGTTCTCGCAGCCGATCCAGATGCGCTTCAACGAGCTCATCGCCGGCGTGCGCGACGATCTCGCAGTCAAGGTGTTCGGGGAGGAGTTCGGCCCGATGGTCGAGGGCGCCAACAAGATCGCCGGCATCCTGCGCGGACTCGAAGGAGCCGCCGACGTCAAGGTGGAGGAGGCGGTCGGCCTGCCGTTCATGGACATCAGGATCGACCGACGCGAGATCGCGCGCAGGGGCCTGAGCCTCGCCGACGTGCAGGACGTCATCGGAACGGCCATCGGCGGCAAGGACGCCGGCTTGGTGTTCGAGGGCGACCGCCGTTTCAAGATCGTCGTGCGCCTGTCCGATGCGATCCGCGGGGACGTCGAGGCGCTGAGGAACCTGCCGGTCCCCTTGCCGGCCAAGCCCGGGATGACGGAGGGCGCAAGCGTGCCGTTGCGCCAGGTCGCGTCGTTCAGCTTCACGGAAGGGCCGAACCAGGTCAGCCGCGAGGACGGTCGCCGACGCGTGGTGGTGACCGCCAACGTGCGTGGCCGAGACATCGGCTCGCTTGTGGCCGAGGCGCAGGATCGCATCGCCAAGGAGGTGACGCTGCCGGCGGGCTACGAGGTACGCTGGGGCGGCCAATTCGAGAACCTGACCGCGGCACGCCAGCGCCTGATGGCTGTGGTGCCGGCCTGCTTCGCCCTGATCTTCATCCTGCTCCTCGGAGCGCTCGGGTCGGCCCGGGACGCGGCAATCGTCTTCAGCGCGGTGCCGTTGGCACTCACCGGAGGGGTCGCGGCCCTGTGGCTGCGGGGGATGCCGTTCTCGGTGTCGGCGGCGGTGGGATTCATCGCTCTCTCCGGCGTCGCGGTGCTCAACGGTCTCGTGCTCCTCAACCACATCAAGCTGCTGGTGGCCGAGGGGGGTGATGTCCGGACCGCCGTGCGCGAGGGGGCGATGACCCGGCTCCGGCCGGTTGTGATGACGGCGCTGGTGGCGGCGCTGGGCTTCGTGCCGATGGCGCTGGCGACGGGCACGGGGGCGGAGGTGCAGAAGCCGTTGGCGACGGTGGTCATCGGAGGCTTGGTCAGCGCGACCCTGCTTACCCTGGCCGTCTTACCAGCGCTATTCGCCCGGTTCGGAGGATTGAAGCAGAGCGGCCTTGCAAACGCACTTGGTTCCCTCCCTTCGGTAAGGACGGCCGAGTAA
- a CDS encoding IS110 family RNA-guided transposase: MSQVTTIGLDIAKNVFHAHGADARGQGVFSKRLSRAKLLGFFAAQPPCLVALEACGGAHHWARELMALGHEVRLIPPAYVKPFVKRHKNDAVDAEAICEAAQRPTMRFVAVKSEEQQASALLFRTRDLLVRQRTQLINALRGHLTEYGWVAPKGPSHMAMLGDLLEDEMGSLLPPAAVAMFRVMLNLLADLDDRIAELDREIARRAREDETARRLMTIPGIGPITATALIALAPVAETFAKGRDFAAWLGLAPLQRSTGGKQKLGAISKMGERTLRRLLIIGSSAVVHQASRRGAPKGSWLEQMLARKPRMLVTVALANKMARIVWALLAKGGSYRAPAVATA; encoded by the coding sequence GTGTCCCAGGTTACCACGATCGGCTTGGACATCGCGAAGAACGTGTTTCATGCGCATGGTGCGGATGCGCGTGGGCAGGGCGTCTTCAGCAAGCGGCTGAGCCGGGCAAAGCTTCTCGGCTTCTTTGCAGCCCAGCCGCCCTGCCTGGTGGCTCTGGAGGCCTGCGGCGGTGCCCATCACTGGGCCCGCGAACTGATGGCGCTGGGCCATGAGGTGCGGCTGATCCCACCAGCCTACGTCAAGCCGTTCGTGAAGCGCCACAAGAACGATGCCGTTGATGCTGAGGCGATCTGCGAGGCGGCGCAGCGTCCGACGATGCGCTTTGTCGCCGTCAAGAGCGAGGAGCAGCAGGCCTCGGCTCTCCTCTTCCGGACCCGCGACCTTCTGGTTCGGCAACGCACCCAACTGATCAACGCCCTCAGGGGGCATCTCACCGAGTATGGCTGGGTCGCACCGAAAGGCCCGTCGCATATGGCGATGCTGGGCGATCTTCTGGAGGACGAGATGGGCTCCTTGCTTCCACCTGCCGCTGTCGCGATGTTCCGGGTGATGCTGAACCTCCTGGCCGACCTGGATGACCGCATCGCCGAACTCGACCGGGAGATTGCCCGCCGGGCTCGGGAGGACGAGACGGCTCGTCGGCTGATGACCATCCCCGGCATCGGCCCCATTACCGCAACGGCACTGATTGCCCTGGCTCCTGTGGCCGAGACCTTCGCCAAGGGACGGGACTTCGCCGCGTGGCTCGGCCTTGCCCCCCTGCAACGGTCGACGGGTGGCAAGCAGAAGCTGGGCGCGATCTCGAAGATGGGCGAACGCACGTTGCGACGTCTCCTCATCATCGGCAGCAGTGCGGTGGTGCATCAGGCGTCGCGACGCGGAGCGCCTAAAGGATCGTGGCTGGAACAGATGCTGGCGCGAAAGCCCCGCATGCTGGTGACGGTGGCGCTGGCCAACAAGATGGCGCGCATCGTCTGGGCCCTTCTGGCGAAGGGCGGAAGCTACCGAGCTCCGGCGGTGGCCACGGCGTAG
- a CDS encoding MauE/DoxX family redox-associated membrane protein: MQATASRKAVLYRMMMPQHTCPYGLKAKDLLERQGFQVEDHWLTTCEETDRFKAEHGVKSTPQTFINGKRVGGFDDLRRHFGQAANDPNATTYTPVVAVFSMTALMALAASYAVYGTPLTVRAAEWFIAFSMCVLALLKLQDVEIFSSMFLGYDLLAKRWVRYAYAYPFLEGIAGVLMVAGALNWLSIPVALFIGTIGAVSVFKAVYVDKREIKCACVGGSSKVPLGFVSLTENVMMVAMAVWMLMAHH; the protein is encoded by the coding sequence ATGCAAGCCACCGCGTCCCGCAAGGCCGTCCTGTACCGCATGATGATGCCGCAGCACACGTGTCCGTACGGCCTCAAGGCAAAGGACCTCCTCGAACGCCAGGGCTTCCAGGTAGAGGACCATTGGCTGACCACCTGCGAGGAGACGGACCGCTTCAAGGCCGAGCACGGGGTCAAGTCGACGCCCCAGACTTTCATCAACGGCAAGCGCGTCGGGGGTTTCGACGACCTCAGGCGGCATTTCGGCCAGGCCGCCAACGACCCCAACGCGACGACCTACACGCCGGTCGTGGCGGTGTTCTCGATGACGGCGCTGATGGCGCTCGCGGCGAGCTACGCCGTGTACGGCACGCCCCTGACCGTCCGGGCGGCCGAATGGTTCATCGCCTTCAGCATGTGCGTGCTGGCCCTCCTCAAGCTGCAGGACGTCGAGATCTTCTCGTCGATGTTCCTCGGCTACGACCTGCTGGCCAAGCGCTGGGTGCGCTACGCCTACGCCTACCCGTTCCTGGAGGGCATCGCCGGCGTACTGATGGTGGCGGGCGCCCTGAACTGGCTGTCGATCCCCGTGGCCCTGTTCATCGGCACCATCGGCGCGGTCTCGGTGTTCAAGGCGGTCTACGTCGACAAGCGCGAGATCAAATGCGCCTGCGTCGGCGGGTCGAGCAAGGTGCCGCTGGGCTTCGTCTCGCTGACCGAGAACGTGATGATGGTCGCCATGGCCGTCTGGATGCTGATGGCACACCACTGA
- the cueR gene encoding Cu(I)-responsive transcriptional regulator — protein MNIGDASRASGVSAKMIRHYEGIGLVPPADRRDSGYRDYGPGDLHRLGFIRHARDLGFSLDRIRVLLGLWSDPARSNAEVKAIASAHVTELEQRARQLKEMADALRSLADACDGDGRPDCPIIASLETGANVPACHPGASRGATPPPAPRRKASSKR, from the coding sequence ATGAACATCGGCGATGCGAGCCGGGCCTCCGGGGTGTCGGCCAAGATGATCCGGCACTACGAAGGCATCGGGCTCGTGCCCCCGGCCGACCGGCGCGACAGCGGCTATCGCGATTACGGTCCCGGCGACCTGCACCGGCTCGGGTTCATCCGGCACGCCCGGGACCTGGGCTTCTCGCTGGACCGCATCCGGGTGCTGCTCGGCCTCTGGAGCGACCCGGCCCGTAGCAACGCCGAGGTGAAGGCCATCGCGAGCGCCCACGTCACGGAGCTCGAACAGCGGGCCCGCCAACTGAAAGAGATGGCCGACGCCCTGCGGTCCTTAGCCGATGCCTGCGACGGCGACGGCCGGCCGGACTGCCCGATCATCGCCAGCCTGGAGACCGGGGCGAACGTCCCGGCCTGCCATCCGGGCGCATCCAGAGGGGCGACGCCGCCCCCCGCACCGCGCCGGAAGGCGTCTTCCAAGCGTTGA
- a CDS encoding four-helix bundle copper-binding protein: protein MSNMSSEMQSCIDECLRCYQTCLGMASNHCLPAGGKHVEPEHFRLMLGCAEICRTSAHFMLLGTPEHRHTCRACAEVCEACAKSCERVGDMQDCVEQCRRCAESCRKMAA from the coding sequence ATGAGCAATATGTCGAGCGAGATGCAGTCCTGCATCGACGAATGTCTTCGCTGCTATCAAACCTGCCTCGGGATGGCCTCGAACCACTGCCTGCCGGCGGGCGGCAAGCACGTCGAGCCTGAGCACTTCCGCCTGATGCTGGGCTGCGCGGAGATCTGTCGGACCTCCGCCCACTTCATGCTGCTCGGTACTCCCGAGCACAGGCACACCTGCCGGGCCTGTGCCGAGGTCTGCGAGGCCTGCGCGAAGAGCTGCGAGCGGGTGGGCGACATGCAGGACTGCGTCGAGCAGTGCCGCCGCTGTGCCGAGAGCTGCCGGAAGATGGCGGCCTGA
- a CDS encoding efflux RND transporter permease subunit, translating into MIARLIGWSARNLVLVLVGTVFAVAAGVLALRTLPLDAIPDLSDVQAIVYTEYPGQAPQVVEDQVTYPLTTAMLTVPKAKVVRGFSFFGVSFVYVIFEDGTDPYWGRSRVLEYLNAAASKLPAGVTPTLGPDATGAGWVYQYVVVAKERTLAELRSLQDWVVRFGASRAEGVAEVAGVGGFVKQYNVVVDPNRLRAQGISLGKLRDAIRSSNADVGGRTVELSEFEFMVRGRGYIRSVADIENIVLKTAAGAPLRVRDVARVELGPDERRGLTEMNGEGEVAGGIVLQRFGANALNVIEGVKAKLAEVAKSLPAGTEILPVYDRSQLIDSAIETLRHTLVEESIVVSIVCIVFLLHVRSALVAILMLPVGILMAFVGMRALSLGANIMSLGGIAIAVGAMIDAAIVMIENAHKHLERAPPGKPRVEILVEAASEVGPSLFFSLLIITVSFLPIFTLESQEGRLFGPLAFTKTFAMAAAAILSVTLVPALMVLFVRGRIIPEHRNPLNRLLIWLYRPLIAGVLRARVLTVLLAVGVLGATIWPARQLGSEFMPDLNEGTLMYMPTTLPGLSVTKAGELLATQDRIIKSFPEVASVYGKAGRANTATDPAPMEMFETIIALKPPSEWRPGVTLASLKAEMDKALQFPGVSNAWTQPIRARIDMLSTGIRTPVGIKVLGTDLKEMEGVARQVEAVVRNVPGTSSAYAERVIGGYFLDITPDREALGRYGLMVGDVQDVIATALGGQSVTNTVEGRERYTVNVRYPRAFRSDPRAIADEVQVPLPAGGTVPLREVAKVALTRGPTSIRTENGQLAVYIFIDISGRDLGGYVAEARKAVVDEVKLPQGTTLQWSGQYEYLERAEARMKVVVPLTLLVVFLLLFINFRRLTETLIVMLSLPFALVGGIWLMWWMGFNMSVAVAVGFIALAGVAAETGVIMLVYLDHALDEVRAACDREGRPLNREDLRRAIMVGAVERVRPKMMTVTAIMAGLIPILWSTGAGSEVMQRIAVPMIGGMVSSTVLTLVVIPAVYGLVKGWGLSAAAETPASVAPAERPAYREAAE; encoded by the coding sequence ATGATCGCGCGCCTCATCGGCTGGTCGGCCCGCAACCTCGTCCTGGTGCTGGTCGGCACCGTGTTCGCCGTCGCGGCAGGCGTCCTGGCTCTGCGGACCCTGCCGCTCGATGCCATCCCCGACCTCTCGGACGTGCAGGCCATCGTCTACACGGAGTACCCGGGCCAGGCCCCTCAGGTGGTTGAGGATCAGGTCACCTATCCTCTGACCACCGCCATGCTGACGGTGCCGAAGGCGAAGGTCGTGCGCGGCTTCTCGTTTTTCGGCGTGTCGTTCGTCTACGTCATCTTCGAGGACGGCACGGACCCGTACTGGGGACGCTCGCGGGTGCTGGAGTACCTCAACGCCGCCGCCAGCAAGCTCCCGGCCGGCGTGACGCCGACGCTCGGGCCCGACGCGACGGGCGCGGGCTGGGTCTACCAGTACGTCGTCGTCGCCAAGGAGCGGACCCTGGCCGAGCTCCGCTCCCTGCAAGATTGGGTCGTCCGCTTCGGAGCCTCGCGCGCCGAGGGGGTGGCCGAGGTCGCGGGCGTCGGCGGCTTCGTGAAGCAGTACAACGTCGTGGTCGACCCGAACCGGCTTCGTGCCCAGGGCATTTCGCTGGGCAAGCTCCGGGACGCAATCCGGTCGAGCAACGCCGATGTCGGCGGCCGCACGGTGGAGCTCTCCGAGTTCGAGTTCATGGTGCGCGGTCGCGGCTACATCCGCAGCGTCGCCGACATCGAGAACATCGTCCTCAAGACCGCGGCCGGTGCACCCTTACGGGTCCGGGACGTGGCCCGGGTCGAGCTCGGTCCCGACGAGCGCCGCGGTCTCACCGAGATGAACGGCGAGGGCGAGGTCGCCGGCGGCATCGTCCTGCAGCGCTTCGGCGCGAACGCGCTGAATGTCATTGAGGGGGTGAAGGCGAAGCTCGCGGAGGTGGCCAAAAGCCTGCCCGCGGGAACTGAGATCCTGCCGGTCTACGACCGCTCGCAGCTGATCGATTCCGCCATCGAGACCCTGCGCCACACGCTCGTCGAGGAGAGCATCGTCGTCTCCATCGTCTGCATTGTGTTCCTGCTGCATGTCCGGAGCGCGCTCGTCGCCATCCTGATGCTGCCCGTCGGCATCCTGATGGCGTTCGTCGGCATGCGGGCGCTAAGTCTGGGCGCCAACATCATGAGCCTCGGCGGCATCGCCATCGCGGTCGGCGCCATGATCGACGCCGCCATCGTCATGATTGAGAACGCCCACAAGCACCTGGAGCGGGCGCCGCCGGGCAAGCCCCGGGTCGAGATCTTGGTCGAGGCGGCCTCCGAGGTCGGCCCGTCGCTGTTCTTCTCGCTCCTCATCATCACGGTCTCGTTCCTGCCGATCTTCACCCTGGAGAGCCAGGAGGGCCGGCTGTTCGGGCCGCTCGCCTTCACCAAGACCTTCGCCATGGCGGCGGCCGCGATCTTGTCGGTGACCTTGGTCCCGGCGCTGATGGTGCTGTTCGTGCGGGGCCGGATTATCCCAGAGCACCGGAACCCGCTGAACCGGCTCCTGATCTGGCTCTACCGGCCGCTCATCGCGGGCGTCCTGCGGGCGCGGGTCCTGACCGTCCTGCTGGCCGTGGGGGTGCTGGGGGCAACCATTTGGCCGGCCAGGCAGCTCGGATCCGAGTTCATGCCCGACCTCAACGAGGGCACCTTGATGTACATGCCGACGACCCTGCCGGGCCTGTCGGTGACCAAGGCCGGCGAGTTACTGGCGACCCAGGACCGCATCATCAAGTCCTTCCCGGAGGTCGCCTCGGTCTACGGCAAGGCCGGTCGCGCCAACACCGCGACCGACCCGGCGCCGATGGAGATGTTCGAGACCATCATCGCGCTGAAGCCGCCGTCCGAGTGGCGCCCGGGCGTCACGCTGGCGAGCCTCAAGGCCGAGATGGACAAGGCCTTGCAGTTCCCGGGCGTCTCGAATGCCTGGACGCAGCCGATCCGCGCCCGCATCGACATGCTCTCCACCGGCATCCGCACGCCCGTCGGCATCAAGGTGCTGGGCACGGACCTGAAGGAGATGGAGGGGGTCGCCCGCCAGGTCGAGGCAGTGGTGCGCAACGTCCCGGGCACGTCGAGCGCCTACGCCGAGCGGGTCATCGGCGGCTACTTCCTCGACATCACGCCGGACCGGGAGGCGCTCGGACGCTACGGGCTGATGGTCGGCGACGTGCAGGACGTCATCGCCACGGCGCTCGGCGGCCAGAGCGTGACGAACACCGTCGAGGGACGCGAACGCTACACCGTCAACGTCCGCTACCCCCGGGCCTTCCGGTCCGATCCGCGGGCCATCGCCGACGAGGTGCAGGTGCCCCTCCCGGCCGGGGGCACGGTGCCGTTGCGCGAGGTCGCCAAGGTCGCGCTCACCCGCGGACCGACCTCGATCCGCACCGAGAACGGACAGCTCGCGGTCTACATCTTCATCGACATCAGCGGGCGCGATCTCGGCGGCTACGTGGCCGAGGCGCGCAAGGCCGTGGTGGACGAGGTCAAGCTTCCCCAAGGCACGACCCTGCAGTGGAGCGGGCAGTACGAGTACCTTGAGCGGGCCGAGGCGCGCATGAAGGTCGTGGTGCCGCTGACACTGCTCGTCGTCTTCCTGCTGCTGTTCATCAACTTCCGGCGCCTGACCGAGACGCTCATCGTCATGCTGTCGCTGCCGTTCGCCCTGGTCGGCGGCATCTGGCTGATGTGGTGGATGGGCTTCAACATGTCGGTGGCGGTGGCGGTCGGCTTCATCGCGCTCGCCGGCGTCGCGGCCGAGACCGGCGTGATCATGCTGGTCTACCTCGACCATGCCCTCGACGAGGTTCGGGCCGCCTGTGACCGCGAGGGGCGGCCCCTGAACCGCGAGGACCTGCGGCGGGCGATCATGGTCGGCGCGGTCGAGCGGGTGCGCCCGAAGATGATGACGGTCACCGCCATTATGGCGGGCCTCATCCCAATCCTGTGGAGCACGGGTGCCGGCTCCGAGGTCATGCAGCGCATCGCCGTGCCAATGATCGGCGGGATGGTGTCCTCGACCGTGCTGACGCTCGTGGTGATCCCCGCCGTCTACGGACTCGTGAAAGGATGGGGCCTATCGGCGGCCGCCGAGACGCCGGCAAGTGTCGCCCCGGCCGAACGCCCCGCTTACCGCGAGGCGGCGGAGTAG
- a CDS encoding efflux RND transporter periplasmic adaptor subunit — protein sequence MSRAAWFVGTLAALVAGGAGYVAGHGTDPVPALVERARTEFSRWAAAASPSTQAPAPAKATGPVVYYRDPDGKPVYSLSPMATDDGREFRAVRASEDTRFDTPHEDEGGPADMGGHRMASQDMAKATDAKPATAARRIRYYRNPMGLPDTSATPKKDSMGMDYIPVYEGEDSDSNVVTVSPGKVQRTGVRTEVVERRVVAQPVRVPGTVALDERRVTVIATRSDAYVDHVENVTTGDRVRKGQALVHVYSPEINAAAAQLIANPGFDGARRRLQNLNVSEAVIDEMERTRKVPMAITWSSARDGIVLQRTAIEGMKAAAGDTLFRIGDIATMWVLADVPERDLANIRVGQAASVRLRSAPGRTFSGKVGVIYPQVNPETRVTRVRIELPNPDGTLLPDMYADVEIATGDAKPVVAVPDDAVIDTGERQIVLIDRGQGRFEPKAVKVGVRGGGYTEIRDGVEAGDTVVTAANFLIDAESNLKAALQGMAPPKDDRQAADVGATP from the coding sequence GTGAGCCGGGCGGCCTGGTTCGTCGGGACCCTCGCCGCGCTCGTGGCGGGGGGCGCCGGCTACGTCGCGGGGCACGGGACTGATCCCGTACCGGCGCTCGTCGAGCGCGCCCGGACGGAGTTCTCCCGGTGGGCTGCGGCCGCCTCGCCGTCCACCCAGGCCCCGGCGCCTGCCAAGGCGACCGGGCCGGTGGTCTACTACCGGGACCCAGACGGGAAGCCCGTCTATTCGCTCTCGCCGATGGCCACCGATGACGGCCGCGAGTTCCGCGCCGTTCGCGCGAGCGAGGACACGCGCTTCGACACGCCGCACGAGGACGAGGGCGGCCCTGCCGACATGGGCGGGCACAGGATGGCCTCGCAGGACATGGCCAAGGCCACGGACGCGAAGCCCGCCACGGCCGCCCGGCGCATCCGCTACTACCGCAACCCGATGGGACTGCCGGACACCTCGGCGACCCCGAAGAAGGATTCGATGGGGATGGACTACATCCCCGTCTACGAGGGCGAGGACAGCGACAGCAATGTCGTGACCGTCTCGCCCGGCAAGGTCCAGCGCACCGGCGTGCGGACCGAGGTCGTCGAGCGCCGGGTGGTTGCGCAGCCCGTCCGGGTGCCCGGCACGGTCGCCCTCGACGAGCGGCGTGTGACGGTCATCGCGACCCGCTCGGACGCCTACGTCGACCACGTCGAGAACGTCACCACCGGCGACCGGGTCCGCAAGGGCCAGGCGCTGGTCCACGTCTACTCGCCCGAGATCAACGCGGCGGCGGCCCAGCTCATCGCCAACCCCGGCTTCGACGGGGCCCGGCGGCGCCTGCAGAACCTGAACGTCTCCGAGGCCGTCATCGACGAGATGGAGCGCACCCGGAAGGTGCCGATGGCCATCACCTGGTCGTCGGCCCGGGACGGCATCGTCCTACAACGGACCGCCATCGAGGGCATGAAGGCAGCGGCCGGGGACACCCTGTTCCGGATCGGCGACATCGCGACCATGTGGGTGCTGGCAGACGTGCCGGAGCGCGACCTCGCCAACATCCGAGTCGGACAGGCTGCCAGCGTGCGCCTGCGCTCGGCCCCGGGCCGCACCTTTTCCGGCAAGGTCGGGGTGATCTACCCTCAAGTGAACCCGGAGACCCGGGTCACACGGGTGCGCATCGAGCTTCCGAACCCGGACGGCACGCTCTTGCCCGACATGTACGCCGACGTCGAGATCGCGACGGGGGATGCCAAGCCGGTCGTGGCCGTGCCGGACGACGCGGTCATCGACACCGGCGAGCGCCAGATCGTGTTGATCGACCGGGGCCAGGGTCGCTTCGAGCCCAAGGCCGTGAAAGTCGGCGTGCGCGGCGGCGGCTACACCGAGATCCGCGACGGCGTTGAGGCCGGCGACACCGTGGTGACGGCGGCGAACTTTCTCATCGACGCAGAGAGCAACCTGAAGGCGGCGCTGCAGGGCATGGCGCCCCCCAAGGACGACCGGCAAGCCGCCGACGTGGGAGCAACGCCATGA